In a single window of the Natronosalvus caseinilyticus genome:
- a CDS encoding SCP2 sterol-binding domain-containing protein, producing MSTQKHRPIEQYFPTEPWLEQYRAAINDSDAYADHSAGWGVDFDGTFVFQIEDVPIESTTVAELPSELVEATEEEFATLSDDQLEAILDDAPAEVRESVESRSGSFDERLSAEVEEMTMKQLSERTWPELRAALPEIVTDLITQLEENMADDGTIYAYLDLYDGKCNGIDTLLDIDDREYGFRLIGEYGKWAKLVRGEGDVINMLMAGEFEIDGSMQKVLQYSEAAVDLAEISADVESRFIF from the coding sequence ATGAGCACACAAAAACACCGACCGATCGAACAGTACTTCCCGACCGAGCCGTGGCTCGAGCAGTACCGCGCGGCCATCAACGACAGCGATGCGTACGCGGACCACTCGGCCGGCTGGGGCGTCGATTTCGACGGAACGTTCGTCTTTCAGATCGAAGACGTGCCGATCGAGTCCACCACGGTCGCGGAGCTGCCGTCGGAACTCGTCGAGGCGACCGAGGAGGAGTTCGCGACGCTTTCGGACGATCAACTCGAGGCAATCCTCGACGATGCACCGGCGGAGGTCCGCGAGAGCGTCGAGTCCAGGAGCGGATCATTCGACGAGCGTCTCAGCGCCGAGGTCGAAGAAATGACGATGAAACAGCTCTCCGAACGAACGTGGCCGGAGCTTCGGGCCGCACTGCCAGAGATCGTCACCGATCTGATCACCCAGCTCGAAGAGAACATGGCCGACGACGGGACCATCTACGCGTACCTCGACCTCTACGACGGCAAGTGCAACGGAATTGATACGCTTCTGGACATCGACGACCGCGAGTACGGATTCCGGCTCATCGGCGAGTACGGAAAGTGGGCGAAACTTGTTCGCGGCGAGGGCGACGTCATCAACATGCTGATGGCGGGCGAGTTCGAAATCGACGGCAGCATGCAGAAGGTGCTGCAGTACTCCGAGGCGGCGGTCGATCTCGCGGAGATCTCCGCCGACGTCGAGTCGCGGTTCATCTTCTGA
- a CDS encoding PH domain-containing protein produces MTRGRPAVWSTILGLPFVLIGVYLFIIAADATSELGLPPLFFGLFIVFVGLYVHYIATPSSPRLRDDEEIIEIRHPTQRVAAAKLGIGIPVLLVTAYLLFFTMVPYVYPTAMLLIGLYFFSTGLYVYWTNTLTTYYVTSNRVIKEFRFLSLIRQEVPLNKVRGVQERKSLTESLVGLGNVRVASGGGRSLEVNMRNMTQSAEFAESIRELM; encoded by the coding sequence ATGACGCGAGGACGTCCCGCAGTTTGGAGTACAATCCTCGGATTACCATTTGTTCTTATTGGAGTGTACCTGTTCATCATTGCCGCTGACGCTACGTCCGAACTCGGGCTACCTCCCCTCTTCTTCGGGCTATTCATCGTTTTCGTTGGTCTATACGTCCATTATATCGCGACACCGTCGTCTCCCAGACTTCGAGATGATGAGGAAATAATCGAAATCCGTCACCCGACACAACGTGTGGCGGCCGCAAAACTCGGCATTGGGATACCTGTACTCCTGGTCACAGCCTACCTCCTCTTCTTTACGATGGTACCCTACGTGTACCCGACCGCAATGTTGCTTATTGGTCTCTATTTCTTTTCGACCGGGTTGTACGTCTACTGGACGAATACCCTTACAACGTACTATGTGACATCAAATCGAGTTATCAAAGAGTTCCGGTTCCTCTCTCTAATTCGGCAAGAAGTCCCTCTCAACAAGGTTCGTGGCGTCCAAGAACGGAAGTCATTGACCGAATCACTGGTTGGACTCGGAAATGTTCGAGTTGCAAGCGGTGGCGGGCGGTCACTCGAAGTCAATATGCGTAATATGACTCAGTCAGCAGAGTTCGCAGAGTCAATTCGTGAACTAATGTAG
- a CDS encoding DUF1616 domain-containing protein yields MDARRSLWLLLPKQIRRLPADLAAMLVVTVLVNIAVFTPGVRETPLRVPLGLAFVLFVPGYVFIAALFPEAGKSPIDSDVGTDSDSDVAPSSEAEPGNSSPGVVDTVRDGIDGIERVALSFGLSIAVVPLIGLILNFTPWGIRLAPIMVAVTGFVLVSTGVGAVRRWQLPAEERFTVPYRAWYQAGRAELLEPETRLDGALNVLLVLSIALAVGSVGYAVLVPPDGERFSAIYLLTEDDDGELIADDYPTELVEGESGNLVFGVNNHEHRTVEYTVVVVEQRVETQENETIVTEQRELSRHHQELAHNDSWHQPYELQPTMSGEDIRVVWLLFPDEVPAEPSMNDTEYTVHLWVDVAEADSGA; encoded by the coding sequence ATGGACGCACGACGGTCGCTCTGGTTGCTCCTCCCCAAGCAGATTCGACGGCTCCCAGCCGATCTCGCGGCCATGCTCGTCGTGACCGTGTTGGTCAACATCGCCGTCTTCACACCGGGTGTACGCGAGACGCCGCTTCGCGTCCCGCTCGGATTGGCGTTCGTCCTGTTCGTCCCCGGTTATGTGTTTATCGCCGCGCTCTTTCCGGAAGCCGGCAAGTCACCGATTGATTCTGACGTTGGCACCGACTCCGACTCCGATGTCGCCCCCTCGAGCGAGGCCGAACCCGGGAATTCGTCACCGGGTGTCGTCGACACCGTCCGTGACGGAATTGACGGGATCGAACGGGTCGCTCTCTCGTTTGGGCTCAGCATCGCTGTCGTTCCCCTGATCGGCCTGATCTTGAACTTCACCCCTTGGGGGATCCGGCTAGCACCGATCATGGTCGCCGTCACCGGGTTCGTCCTCGTCTCGACGGGCGTCGGTGCCGTTCGTCGCTGGCAACTCCCCGCCGAGGAGCGCTTTACCGTCCCGTACCGAGCGTGGTACCAGGCAGGACGCGCCGAGCTACTCGAACCCGAGACGCGCCTTGACGGTGCGTTGAACGTCCTCCTCGTGCTTTCGATCGCCCTCGCGGTCGGCTCGGTTGGCTACGCCGTCCTCGTCCCCCCGGATGGCGAGCGCTTCTCGGCGATTTACCTCCTGACCGAAGACGACGACGGCGAACTCATTGCGGATGACTATCCCACGGAACTCGTCGAGGGGGAATCAGGCAACCTCGTCTTCGGGGTGAATAATCACGAACACCGCACGGTCGAGTACACCGTGGTCGTCGTCGAACAACGCGTGGAAACCCAGGAGAACGAGACGATCGTCACCGAGCAGCGTGAACTCTCCAGACACCATCAGGAACTGGCCCACAATGACTCCTGGCACCAGCCTTATGAGCTTCAGCCGACGATGAGTGGTGAAGATATTCGTGTTGTCTGGTTGCTCTTTCCCGATGAAGTCCCTGCGGAGCCATCGATGAACGATACGGAGTATACCGTCCACCTCTGGGTCGACGTCGCCGAGGCTGACTCCGGGGCGTGA
- a CDS encoding DUF4350 domain-containing protein, protein MALSLTVLLALGVVTSTSAAAFGLYNPAWDGTSEFRAHVAADDTVEHNLVRDTQAYTEREANDTVAFVIAPDEPYSSEDATRVRTFVENGGTLVVFENFGEPGNALLNDVGAEARVDGRLLRDERYHYRGPPMPIATEVANHTVTRGVDQLTLNYATAIDPGNATVLVTTSNYTYLGDEETDLEEVEDLQAYPVATTENVSNGSVVVVGDPSLTINTMFDQPDNAAFLTNLYAGHDRVLFDISHAGNLPPLTAAMVSVRASPLAQLGAGLVGIGLVAALVRSDRSTLKRVLARRRGQRTAATAKALERSPEALSEDEWAERLRHRHPEWDDDRIRRVATAVSRTTHDHSDEP, encoded by the coding sequence GTGGCACTCAGCCTGACGGTCCTCCTCGCCCTAGGGGTCGTCACGTCGACGTCGGCGGCGGCGTTCGGCCTCTATAACCCGGCCTGGGACGGAACGAGTGAGTTTCGAGCCCACGTCGCGGCTGACGACACCGTCGAGCACAACCTCGTTCGCGATACCCAGGCGTACACCGAGCGTGAGGCGAACGACACCGTAGCCTTCGTGATCGCGCCCGACGAACCGTATTCGAGTGAGGACGCCACCCGGGTGCGAACGTTCGTCGAGAACGGCGGGACGCTCGTCGTCTTCGAGAACTTCGGTGAGCCAGGGAACGCCCTGCTCAACGATGTCGGGGCCGAGGCGCGGGTTGATGGGCGCTTGCTCCGGGATGAACGCTACCACTACCGGGGGCCACCGATGCCGATCGCCACCGAGGTCGCGAATCACACCGTCACCCGGGGCGTCGATCAGTTGACGCTCAACTACGCGACGGCGATTGACCCCGGCAATGCGACCGTCCTGGTCACGACGAGCAACTACACCTATCTCGGGGACGAAGAGACCGACCTCGAGGAGGTCGAGGACCTCCAGGCGTACCCCGTCGCCACCACCGAGAACGTCAGTAACGGGAGCGTGGTCGTCGTTGGCGATCCGAGCCTGACGATCAACACCATGTTCGATCAGCCCGACAACGCCGCGTTTCTCACCAACCTCTACGCTGGCCACGACCGCGTGCTCTTCGATATCTCCCATGCCGGCAATCTCCCGCCGCTGACGGCTGCGATGGTGTCCGTCCGTGCATCCCCGCTCGCCCAACTCGGCGCCGGGCTCGTTGGGATCGGCCTCGTCGCCGCCCTCGTACGCAGCGATCGCTCGACGCTCAAGCGCGTCCTCGCTCGGCGTCGCGGCCAGCGCACCGCTGCTACCGCCAAAGCGCTCGAGCGCTCGCCGGAAGCGCTCAGCGAGGACGAGTGGGCAGAACGTCTGCGCCACCGCCACCCCGAATGGGATGACGACCGCATTCGACGGGTCGCGACAGCGGTTTCGCGGACAACACACGACCACTCGGACGAACCGTGA
- a CDS encoding AAA family ATPase → MSDPNRRPEPSTDPAEPAALYEALSTEMQHVLVGNDETVEHLTIALLIRGHVLLEGVPGVAKTTLANLFARVSGLDHRRIQMTPDILPADITGTHVYHETTGTFELQRGPVFANIVIADEINRATPKTQSALLEAMQERQVTIEGETLELPTPFLVVATQNPIEMEGVFELPEAQRDRFQFKLTVDIPDRASERELIDRFDADPTLGPDHVEQVIDPAAIDAARATVADVHVAPAVKGYILDLVAASRDHPDVTYGASPRATLAFLDGAKARAAIHGREYVIPDDVKALAEPILVHRLVLGTDAELSSVNTTDVIAELLEEVEPPGAEALDAPAASSTDSE, encoded by the coding sequence ATGAGCGATCCCAATCGACGACCCGAACCGAGTACCGACCCTGCCGAGCCAGCCGCGCTCTATGAGGCGCTGTCAACCGAGATGCAACACGTTCTCGTCGGCAACGACGAGACCGTCGAACACCTCACCATCGCCCTGTTGATCCGCGGGCATGTCCTGCTCGAGGGCGTTCCCGGTGTGGCGAAAACGACGCTCGCGAACCTCTTTGCGCGCGTGAGTGGCCTCGATCACCGGCGTATCCAGATGACCCCCGACATCCTCCCGGCCGACATCACGGGTACCCACGTCTATCACGAGACCACCGGGACGTTCGAGCTGCAACGCGGCCCCGTCTTCGCCAACATCGTCATCGCCGACGAGATCAATCGCGCCACGCCAAAAACCCAGAGTGCGCTGCTCGAGGCGATGCAAGAACGTCAGGTCACCATCGAAGGTGAGACGCTCGAGTTGCCGACGCCGTTTCTTGTCGTCGCAACACAGAATCCCATCGAGATGGAGGGTGTCTTCGAACTCCCCGAGGCACAGCGCGATCGCTTTCAGTTCAAACTCACCGTCGACATCCCCGACCGGGCGAGCGAGCGCGAGCTCATCGATCGCTTCGATGCGGATCCGACGCTTGGCCCGGATCACGTCGAACAGGTCATCGATCCCGCCGCCATCGACGCCGCCCGAGCGACCGTCGCCGACGTCCACGTCGCCCCCGCAGTCAAAGGGTACATCCTCGATCTCGTCGCCGCCTCGCGCGATCACCCCGACGTGACCTACGGGGCCTCCCCGCGAGCGACGCTCGCGTTCCTCGATGGGGCCAAAGCCCGGGCGGCAATTCACGGTCGCGAGTACGTCATCCCTGATGACGTCAAGGCGCTCGCCGAACCGATTCTGGTCCATCGTCTCGTCCTCGGGACCGACGCCGAGCTCAGTAGCGTCAACACCACCGACGTCATTGCAGAACTCCTCGAGGAGGTCGAGCCGCCAGGTGCGGAGGCACTCGACGCTCCAGCGGCCTCGAGTACAGACTCAGAGTGA
- a CDS encoding DUF58 domain-containing protein — MQPTRRAWGVGGLVVVLAGYAVLVAAPLVLAGAVLIAAWLLARQAVFTRSLERTTRSLSVDQQPVQTTVRTGESTPVTLTAALEVPAELALAIRGEVPAAARVDEPMALSLEPGSAAASTTTTVEWPVAGHYRFEAPTLTATDGWFRETLSTGAEAAVTVDPPTPRTIHLGSGGDAVGLAYGEHISERRGSGLEPVEIRQYAPGDTADHIDWKATARLGSPHVREYNVETDRRTLFVVDHRAPLGTGPRGETKLAYLREVTLALAARSWRLGDPIGLVTVGDSGLTHRLDIAAASTTHRRIRRRLLTLEPTSGSTRSQRSAGSTAGVRRQARTALEGDSSPFATQLRPFIAGRPKTGQAVSSPLARTLRTMLTDTSPAWVVLCTDDSSPADLRDAVAFARDRGAFVTVLLAPTVLYEPGGLGDLEAAYERYLEFETLRRELARMDRVTALEVGPEDRLTTVLEAGRRRREPAGGTP; from the coding sequence ATGCAGCCCACGCGCCGGGCCTGGGGCGTCGGCGGTCTTGTCGTCGTCCTGGCCGGGTATGCGGTCCTCGTCGCCGCCCCGCTCGTCCTCGCCGGAGCGGTGCTGATCGCTGCGTGGCTTCTCGCCCGCCAGGCCGTCTTTACCCGCAGTCTCGAACGGACTACGCGGAGCCTGTCGGTCGACCAACAGCCTGTCCAGACGACCGTCCGGACCGGCGAGTCGACGCCGGTTACCCTCACGGCGGCCCTCGAGGTACCCGCAGAGCTCGCGCTCGCCATTCGCGGTGAGGTGCCGGCGGCGGCGAGGGTCGACGAACCAATGGCGCTGTCGCTCGAGCCGGGGTCCGCAGCGGCGTCGACGACGACAACCGTCGAGTGGCCTGTTGCTGGCCACTACCGCTTCGAGGCGCCGACGCTCACCGCAACCGACGGCTGGTTTCGCGAGACGCTCTCGACCGGCGCGGAGGCCGCGGTCACCGTCGACCCACCCACCCCTCGGACGATTCACCTCGGGTCGGGGGGCGATGCGGTTGGATTGGCCTACGGGGAACACATCTCGGAGCGCCGTGGGTCGGGCCTCGAGCCGGTGGAGATCCGCCAGTACGCTCCGGGAGACACCGCCGACCACATCGACTGGAAGGCAACGGCCCGATTGGGCAGCCCCCACGTCCGGGAGTACAACGTCGAGACCGATCGGCGAACGCTGTTCGTCGTCGATCACCGTGCCCCTCTCGGCACGGGCCCACGCGGCGAAACGAAACTCGCCTACCTGCGCGAGGTTACGCTCGCGCTTGCCGCTCGGTCCTGGCGACTCGGCGATCCGATCGGACTCGTCACCGTCGGCGATTCGGGGCTCACACACCGCCTCGATATTGCGGCAGCTTCGACGACGCACCGACGGATTCGCCGCCGCCTCCTCACGCTCGAGCCGACATCAGGGTCGACCCGGAGCCAGCGGTCGGCTGGCTCCACAGCCGGTGTTCGCCGCCAGGCTCGCACCGCCCTCGAGGGCGATTCGAGTCCGTTTGCGACGCAGTTACGTCCGTTTATTGCGGGGCGCCCGAAAACCGGGCAGGCCGTGTCATCGCCGCTAGCACGCACACTTCGGACGATGCTGACCGATACCTCCCCCGCCTGGGTGGTCCTGTGTACCGACGATAGCTCGCCGGCAGACCTGCGAGATGCCGTGGCGTTCGCCCGCGATCGTGGCGCGTTCGTGACAGTCTTGCTCGCCCCGACTGTGCTCTACGAGCCGGGTGGGTTAGGCGATCTCGAGGCCGCCTACGAGCGCTACCTCGAATTCGAAACCCTGCGCCGTGAGTTGGCGCGTATGGATCGAGTGACCGCCCTCGAGGTCGGCCCCGAAGACCGACTTACGACGGTGCTCGAGGCCGGTCGCCGCCGACGCGAACCGGCAGGAGGGACGCCATGA
- a CDS encoding type II toxin-antitoxin system VapC family toxin — MTVLIDTGVLYADHDTDAARHDAARTALEAAYDGEHGVPYISDYIFDEAITLTRMRAGSYEPAKRLSDRLQGVGPYPQAYELLRVSATVFDETIAIFERYDDHPLSFTDATSIALCERHEIDALMSFDDDFDGLVPRLDPETVP, encoded by the coding sequence ATGACCGTTCTCATCGACACTGGTGTGCTGTATGCCGATCATGATACAGACGCCGCCCGTCACGACGCTGCTCGCACAGCGCTCGAAGCCGCCTATGATGGTGAACATGGTGTACCATATATCAGTGACTACATTTTTGACGAAGCAATCACTCTGACACGCATGCGAGCCGGCTCATATGAGCCAGCAAAACGACTCAGTGATCGACTGCAGGGCGTCGGGCCATACCCACAGGCGTACGAATTACTTCGTGTATCTGCAACCGTTTTCGACGAGACTATTGCGATATTCGAGCGTTACGATGATCACCCGTTGAGTTTCACTGATGCGACTTCAATCGCGCTCTGTGAACGCCACGAGATTGATGCGCTCATGAGTTTTGATGATGACTTCGATGGGCTCGTCCCGCGCCTTGACCCGGAAACAGTTCCGTGA
- a CDS encoding PGF-pre-PGF domain-containing protein — protein MSSYTTPRRWWGRVVLAGVVFALAFAAVPPVAGTPPPPPAAYYGELTADGEPIPAGVTITATIDGEVRGELTTADAGRYGGSGAFDPKLQVDGTSDDEGETVRFYVDGVEANQTVQWEAGDVQAIDLTVSGNAVDDGAESPGGPGGVPGGGTIGDDEDSNESATPPSVTVTPTSDGIDIVVTGARAGVPVSIDVNGDANDGVALDGLNVTPTVDGNFTLSISAGQTPPTAGEAFSVAEAGDPLGYVIIDHTIADDDIDAVRFRFRVTDSRLADRGLEPDAVSLYRLHDGAWTELSTRHTGTSEAIHTFEADSPGLSVFAIAPRADDRDSETPTESDPDSQAGTEDSDETEDPSGTDDPSGTEDSDGTEDSDETDDQNEAEDLDEAEDPEETDGPDETEDPNGVGNRSFDNASSYRAMIAVGLGAVLLVVALFWFRARR, from the coding sequence ATGAGCAGCTACACAACACCAAGGAGGTGGTGGGGTCGAGTCGTACTAGCGGGCGTCGTCTTCGCCCTGGCGTTCGCGGCCGTACCCCCCGTCGCCGGGACGCCGCCGCCACCGCCGGCAGCCTACTACGGCGAACTGACGGCCGACGGAGAGCCGATCCCAGCGGGCGTAACCATCACGGCGACGATCGACGGCGAGGTCCGCGGAGAACTCACGACCGCAGACGCGGGCCGGTATGGCGGTTCCGGGGCGTTCGATCCGAAACTGCAGGTCGACGGAACGAGCGACGACGAAGGGGAGACCGTCCGGTTCTACGTCGATGGCGTCGAGGCGAATCAGACCGTCCAGTGGGAGGCGGGTGACGTCCAAGCGATCGATCTTACCGTCAGTGGGAACGCGGTCGACGACGGGGCCGAGTCTCCAGGCGGTCCAGGTGGGGTTCCCGGCGGAGGAACGATCGGCGACGATGAGGACTCGAACGAATCCGCCACGCCTCCATCGGTCACCGTCACCCCGACGTCTGACGGCATCGACATCGTCGTCACCGGTGCTCGAGCGGGCGTCCCCGTGTCGATCGACGTGAACGGGGACGCCAACGACGGCGTCGCCCTCGACGGATTGAACGTCACCCCGACCGTCGACGGAAACTTCACGCTCTCCATCTCGGCGGGGCAGACGCCACCGACGGCTGGCGAAGCGTTTTCGGTCGCCGAGGCGGGCGACCCGCTCGGCTACGTGATCATCGATCACACGATCGCCGACGACGACATCGACGCCGTCAGGTTCCGGTTCCGCGTCACCGACTCTCGACTTGCCGATCGCGGGCTCGAACCGGATGCGGTCTCGCTCTACCGGCTGCACGACGGCGCGTGGACCGAACTGTCGACGCGACACACCGGAACGTCGGAAGCGATCCACACGTTTGAGGCGGATTCACCCGGGCTCTCGGTCTTCGCTATCGCTCCTCGAGCAGACGACCGGGATAGCGAGACCCCGACGGAATCCGATCCCGACTCCCAAGCCGGCACGGAAGACTCGGACGAGACGGAGGATCCGAGCGGAACAGATGACCCGAGCGGAACGGAGGATTCGGACGGGACAGAGGACTCGGACGAGACGGACGACCAGAATGAAGCGGAGGATCTGGACGAAGCGGAGGACCCGGAGGAAACGGATGGTCCGGACGAAACGGAGGACCCGAACGGAGTGGGCAATCGTTCGTTCGACAACGCGTCGTCCTACCGGGCTATGATCGCTGTCGGACTCGGTGCAGTGCTCCTCGTGGTGGCGCTGTTCTGGTTCAGGGCCCGCCGTTGA
- a CDS encoding right-handed parallel beta-helix repeat-containing protein, translated as MHTNTRPTDRSRWRALLVVAVLTAVVLATGVVGTATAQQSGPTPLVSCQEISTPGTYVLDRNLTSTDPVCLHVTASDVVIDGNGYTIEGDGTGYASVLVDGSGPSVSNVTVRDLKAEAWTRGVEAAQAVDVTVANASFYAVDTGVRAVDVGGSIIVANTEFVAIGDDAVSVDGAMDVDVRDTQMSSVGGAGILVRNANDVTLRDNAIVDSNTAEADDSFGIEINTSTSAILENTDVEPYNLTNGVKIVSTETTITDLRVDGTNPHDYSVDTRAIVVVDSTVDVTGFDVPEMDTAAYATDSTVSITDATVRKATIRGSWSDVELTNVTSKLAGNSIIATYSNFTVSDSIIDGNGAVRSSNSTMTFDRVRVDATSGIRASHNSTVTVRNGNFTARLEAFEGEESAFTIRNTTVHDANHAVFLESNSEVVVADSEFHDVYEGFNVTSSTATLANVTMTGAGPHYGIRGWSSSIDATDLTVDGGTTGLRLTDSTANVSDSSIDAWSTGVQLYRSNVSVNDTVVTDAITGLDAYSDSIIAARNVSLVDVRDGLDSDADSLIRATTVSVDAERDALVSRRGGHIQFYNGTIVSDGIGVRVTHHDSTVEVINASIEADVGVHLTSDVEIANESLIAFSDLTGTNVSIQNEAPDPLAVPLNYWGPRGEVDAVGPVTNVEPFLTASPQNTSLRTLQEFGIDLEMPAGGVYSFGTPGGLDGTLSEVFDDFDGAIYRYDADAQAWTLADGTERLEALEAVVVVPETDARAVVDFRDATPAQPTQRTLKPGWQFMAPRSYDSAEAAFDTRRTLAAIDLLNLYELPTGQPALPYHPHELVFTSYEFQETESTYLIDDRYVYEQPVSPYGGYFVYVTEESTVPARVPNGVTYDELAEMLELDQVEWFGGAAT; from the coding sequence ATGCACACGAATACACGACCAACCGATCGGTCGCGGTGGAGGGCGCTTCTCGTCGTCGCCGTTCTCACCGCGGTCGTTCTCGCGACCGGAGTCGTCGGAACAGCAACGGCACAGCAAAGCGGGCCGACACCTCTCGTGTCGTGCCAGGAGATCAGTACACCGGGGACGTACGTCCTCGACAGAAATCTCACGTCGACGGATCCGGTGTGTCTGCACGTGACGGCGAGCGACGTCGTCATCGACGGAAACGGGTACACGATCGAAGGCGACGGGACCGGATACGCGAGCGTCTTAGTCGACGGATCCGGGCCGTCCGTCTCCAACGTGACCGTCCGCGATCTCAAGGCCGAAGCCTGGACTCGCGGCGTCGAAGCGGCGCAGGCGGTGGACGTCACCGTTGCAAACGCCTCGTTCTACGCCGTCGACACCGGCGTGCGGGCGGTAGACGTCGGCGGGTCCATCATCGTCGCGAACACCGAGTTTGTGGCAATCGGCGACGACGCGGTGAGCGTCGACGGCGCGATGGATGTCGACGTTCGCGACACCCAGATGTCGTCCGTCGGCGGGGCCGGGATCCTGGTCCGGAATGCCAACGACGTCACGCTTCGCGACAACGCAATCGTCGATTCGAACACCGCGGAGGCGGACGACTCGTTCGGGATAGAGATTAACACCTCGACCAGCGCAATCCTCGAGAACACGGATGTCGAACCCTACAATCTCACGAACGGCGTCAAGATCGTCTCGACGGAGACGACGATCACCGACCTCCGTGTCGACGGGACGAACCCGCACGATTACTCGGTAGATACACGGGCCATCGTGGTCGTCGATTCGACGGTCGACGTAACCGGATTCGACGTGCCCGAGATGGACACGGCTGCGTACGCCACAGACTCGACCGTCTCGATCACCGACGCCACGGTGCGGAAAGCCACGATACGCGGGTCCTGGTCTGACGTCGAACTCACGAACGTAACGAGCAAGTTAGCCGGCAACAGCATTATCGCGACCTACTCGAACTTCACCGTCTCGGACAGCATCATCGACGGGAACGGGGCCGTCCGATCGTCGAACTCGACGATGACGTTCGACCGCGTACGCGTCGACGCCACTTCCGGCATCCGGGCTTCGCACAATTCGACGGTGACGGTGCGAAACGGAAATTTCACCGCGAGGTTGGAGGCGTTCGAGGGCGAGGAGTCCGCGTTCACGATTCGAAACACGACGGTTCACGACGCGAACCACGCGGTCTTCCTCGAATCAAATTCCGAGGTCGTCGTCGCGGATTCGGAATTCCACGACGTCTACGAAGGATTCAATGTAACGAGTTCGACCGCGACCCTGGCGAACGTGACGATGACCGGAGCGGGGCCGCACTACGGCATTCGGGGGTGGTCGTCGTCGATCGACGCGACCGACCTGACCGTCGACGGCGGAACAACCGGTCTCAGGCTGACCGATTCCACGGCGAACGTGAGCGACAGTTCGATCGATGCGTGGTCCACCGGCGTCCAGCTATACCGCTCGAACGTATCCGTCAACGACACCGTCGTCACGGACGCGATCACTGGACTGGATGCGTACTCGGACTCGATCATCGCGGCGCGTAACGTGAGCCTGGTGGACGTCCGCGACGGGCTCGACTCGGACGCCGACTCGCTCATCCGGGCGACGACAGTCTCGGTCGACGCCGAACGGGACGCGCTCGTGTCCAGGCGAGGCGGCCACATCCAGTTCTATAACGGAACGATCGTCAGCGACGGAATTGGCGTTCGCGTCACCCACCACGACTCGACCGTCGAGGTGATAAACGCGTCCATCGAGGCCGATGTCGGCGTCCACCTCACCTCGGACGTAGAAATCGCGAACGAGTCGCTGATCGCCTTCAGCGACCTCACCGGGACGAACGTCTCGATCCAGAACGAGGCGCCCGACCCACTCGCTGTACCCCTCAACTACTGGGGGCCCCGCGGTGAGGTTGACGCCGTGGGCCCGGTGACGAACGTCGAGCCGTTCCTCACGGCGTCGCCACAGAACACGTCGCTTCGGACCCTTCAGGAGTTCGGGATCGACCTCGAGATGCCCGCCGGCGGCGTCTACTCCTTCGGGACGCCGGGCGGACTCGACGGCACCCTGTCGGAGGTGTTCGACGACTTCGACGGCGCGATCTACCGATACGACGCCGACGCGCAGGCCTGGACCCTCGCCGACGGTACGGAGCGACTCGAAGCCCTCGAGGCGGTCGTCGTCGTGCCCGAGACCGACGCCAGGGCAGTGGTCGACTTCCGCGACGCGACGCCGGCACAGCCGACTCAGCGGACGCTCAAGCCCGGGTGGCAGTTCATGGCACCTCGCAGTTACGATTCCGCGGAGGCCGCCTTCGACACCCGGCGGACCCTCGCAGCGATTGATCTGCTCAATCTCTATGAACTCCCCACGGGTCAGCCCGCACTCCCGTACCACCCACACGAGTTGGTGTTCACCAGCTACGAATTCCAGGAGACTGAGAGCACGTACCTCATCGACGACAGGTACGTCTACGAGCAACCCGTGAGCCCCTACGGCGGGTACTTCGTCTACGTGACCGAGGAGAGTACGGTCCCCGCGCGGGTCCCGAACGGCGTCACGTACGACGAACTTGCCGAAATGTTGGAACTCGACCAGGTCGAGTGGTTCGGCGGTGCGGCCACGTAA